One Salvelinus fontinalis isolate EN_2023a chromosome 27, ASM2944872v1, whole genome shotgun sequence genomic region harbors:
- the LOC129825402 gene encoding alpha-1-antitrypsin homolog, with translation MRGISYCTIVAVLLCVALAAPHDGDHAGHTEDHHHHLHHVAGEAHPQHSHREDESCHKLAPHNADFAFTLYRSLSKANTENMNIFFSPLGIATSLAMLSLGAKGDTHSQLYSALGYGAFTPEQVNDAYEHLNHMLGHTGEAMQLDMGNALALRDGFKPLAKFLEDAKHFYASEGFTVDFKNPAEATAEINKFIAKKTQDKITDMVKDLDPDTAMVLINYVFFRGKWDKPFDATLTHKADFKVDENTKVQVDMMKRTGRYELYQDQDNFTTVVMLPYKGNSSMMVVLPNDGKMEHVEAFINKDYLKHVHEHLFRTNVDIFMPKFSTSTSYSLGNHLKDMGVVSAFGDTADFSAISEDTKLKVSKVTHKAVLSVDEKGTEAAAVTTIEIMPMSLPDTIMLNRPFLLFILEDTTKSIVFMGKVTNPSPN, from the exons ATGCGGGGTATATCTTATTGTACGATAGTGGCTGTGCTGCTCTGCGTGGCCTTGGCGGCGCCCCATGACGGGGACCACGCCGGTCACACAGaagaccaccaccaccacctccaccacgtCGCTGGCGAGGCCCACCCTCAGCACAGCCACAGGGAAGATGAGTCCTGCCACAAGCTGGCGCCCCACAACGCAGACTTCGCCTTCACCCTGTACAGGAGCCTGAGCAAAGCCAACACCGAGAACATGAAcattttcttctctcctctgggCATTGCCACTAGCCTGGCTATGCTGTCCCTTGGGGCTAAGGGAGACACCCACAGCCAGCTGTACTCCGCTCTGGGTTACGGCGCCTTCACACCGGAGCAGGTGAACGATGCTTACGAGCACCTGAACCATATGTTGGGCCACACTGGGGAGGCCATGCAGCTGGACATGGGCAATGCCTTGGCTCTGAGGGACGGCTTCAAGCCCCTAGCCAAGTTCCTCGAGGACGCCAAGCACTTCTACGCCAGCGAAGGCTTCACTGTCGACTTCAAGAATCCAGCTGAGGCTACCGCCGAGATCAACAAGTTCATCGCCAAGAAGACCCAGGACAAGATCACGGACATGGTGAAGGATCTGGACCCTGATACGGCCATGGTGCTCATCAACTACGTCTTCTTCAGAG GGAAGTGGGATAAGCCGTTCGATGCCACGCTGACCCACAAGGCTGACTTCAAAGTGGACGAGAACACCAAGGTGCAGGTGGACATGATGAAGAGGACGGGTCGTTATGAGTTGTATCAGGACCAGGATAACTTCACCACCGTGGTCATGCTGCCTTACAAAGGCAACTCCTCAATGATGGTGGTCCTGCCCAACGATGGAAAGATGGAGCATGTGGAGGCCTTCATCAACAAGGACTACCTAAAGCACGTGCACGAGCACCTGTTCAGGAC CAATGTGGATATCTTCATGCCCAAGTTCTCCACCTCTACTTCGTACTCCCTGGGAAATCATCTGAAGGACATGGGTGTGGTCAGTGCCTTCGGTGACACAGCTGACTTCTCTGCCATCTCTGAGGATACCAAACTGAAGGTGTCCAAG GTTACCCACAAGGCTGTGCTGAGCGTAGATGAGAAGGGGACTGAGGCGGCCGCTGTAACTACGATAGAGATCATGCCTATGTCTCTCCCAGACACCATCATGCTCAACAGGCCCTTCCTGCTCTTCATCCTGGAGGACACTACCAAGAGCATTGTCTTCATGGGCAAAGTCACCAATCCCAGccccaactga